The following proteins are encoded in a genomic region of Haloarcula marina:
- a CDS encoding lactate utilization protein, whose product MSQHKDGYADSVAYDETLDEQPSDDELDAAVENLEASGFDVVVVGDGEAALAEIQEQIPAGASVMDGHSTTLEEIGFVEYLTEGDHDWENVHSEVYGIDDDAERQRARREAQASDYFLGSVNAIAATGELVAADASGSRIGAYPFAAENLLLVAGTNKVVDDLDAALDRLEDVAFPLEDARAQDAYGAGSAIAKQLIYRQEAEEGRTTLVLVRESLGY is encoded by the coding sequence ATGTCCCAACACAAAGACGGGTACGCCGACAGCGTCGCCTACGACGAGACACTCGACGAACAACCGAGCGACGACGAACTCGACGCAGCCGTCGAGAACCTCGAAGCCAGCGGGTTCGACGTGGTCGTCGTCGGTGACGGCGAGGCCGCACTCGCGGAGATTCAGGAGCAGATTCCCGCGGGCGCGTCGGTGATGGACGGTCACTCGACGACGCTCGAAGAAATCGGCTTCGTGGAGTACCTCACGGAAGGCGACCACGACTGGGAGAACGTCCACAGCGAAGTGTACGGTATCGACGACGACGCCGAACGCCAGCGCGCCCGACGCGAGGCGCAGGCCAGCGACTACTTCCTCGGGAGCGTCAACGCCATCGCGGCGACCGGCGAACTCGTCGCCGCCGACGCCTCCGGTAGCCGAATCGGCGCGTACCCCTTCGCCGCCGAGAACCTCCTGCTGGTCGCCGGGACGAACAAAGTCGTCGACGACTTAGATGCCGCGCTGGACCGACTGGAAGACGTGGCCTTCCCGCTGGAAGACGCCCGTGCGCAGGACGCCTACGGCGCCGGGAGTGCCATCGCGAAACAGCTCATCTACCGGCAGGAGGCCGAGGAGGGGCGGACGACGCTCGTCCTCGTCCGCGAATCGCTGGGTTACTGA
- a CDS encoding ABC transporter ATP-binding protein, with protein MSKAVHLDGITKRFPGVVANDAVDLAVERGTVHALLGENGAGKTTLMNVLYGLYQPNEGRVVVDGEERQFDSPRDAIDAGVGMIHQHFMLVDPMTVAENITLGNEPRKWLGLTVDREAADREVRDLADRYGFDVDPDAMVEDIGVGVQQRVEILKALYRGADVLILDEPTAVLTPQEVEDLFAVFEELTTQGKTIIFITHKLGEAMTAADEITVLRGGENVGVVAADAVTREELAELMVGREVLLDVDRRAADLGAERLRVADLTVEDSRGIRAVDDVSFSVRAGEVFGIAGVDGNGQSELVEAITGLRRVQSGGVALDRTDVTDAGRRARIEAGMAYVPEDRQERGLVMEFDLVSNGLLGSQHSQPYASAGRIDWEQTRAHAESIVGEYDVRPPDADATAEALSGGNQQKFVVGRELAREPTVLVASHPTRGVDVGSMEFIHDRIDALRAAGVGVVLVSSKLDEVTSLSDRLGVMYEGEIVDVVDPDAVTEEELGLLMAGEEPDDVPRVGRADGGDGR; from the coding sequence ATGAGTAAGGCCGTTCACCTCGATGGCATCACGAAGCGGTTCCCCGGCGTCGTCGCCAACGACGCGGTCGACTTGGCCGTCGAACGCGGGACGGTCCACGCGCTGCTGGGCGAGAACGGGGCCGGGAAGACCACGTTGATGAACGTCCTCTACGGGCTCTATCAGCCCAACGAGGGCCGCGTCGTCGTCGACGGCGAAGAGCGGCAGTTCGACTCGCCGCGGGACGCCATCGACGCGGGCGTCGGCATGATTCACCAGCACTTCATGCTGGTCGACCCGATGACCGTCGCCGAGAACATCACGCTCGGCAACGAACCGCGGAAGTGGCTGGGCCTGACCGTCGACCGCGAGGCCGCCGACCGCGAGGTCCGTGACCTGGCCGACCGCTACGGGTTCGACGTCGACCCCGACGCGATGGTCGAGGACATCGGCGTCGGCGTCCAACAGCGGGTCGAGATTCTGAAGGCGCTGTACCGCGGCGCCGACGTGCTCATCCTCGACGAGCCGACGGCGGTTCTCACACCCCAGGAGGTCGAGGACCTCTTCGCGGTGTTCGAGGAACTCACCACACAGGGCAAGACGATAATCTTCATCACGCACAAACTCGGCGAGGCGATGACCGCCGCCGACGAGATAACCGTCCTGCGGGGCGGCGAGAACGTCGGCGTGGTCGCGGCCGACGCGGTCACGCGCGAGGAACTGGCCGAGTTGATGGTCGGGCGCGAAGTCCTCTTGGACGTGGACCGTCGTGCGGCCGACCTCGGCGCGGAACGGCTCAGGGTCGCCGACCTGACCGTCGAGGACAGTCGCGGTATCCGGGCCGTCGACGACGTTTCGTTCTCTGTCCGCGCGGGCGAGGTGTTCGGCATCGCTGGCGTCGACGGCAACGGCCAGTCGGAACTGGTCGAGGCCATCACCGGCCTCCGGCGGGTGCAGTCGGGCGGCGTCGCGCTCGACCGGACCGACGTGACCGACGCTGGCCGTCGCGCCCGTATCGAGGCCGGGATGGCCTACGTCCCCGAAGACCGACAGGAACGCGGCCTCGTCATGGAGTTCGACCTCGTGAGCAACGGCTTACTGGGGAGTCAACACAGCCAGCCCTACGCCAGCGCGGGGCGTATCGACTGGGAACAGACCCGCGCCCACGCCGAATCCATCGTCGGGGAGTACGACGTGCGGCCGCCCGACGCGGACGCGACCGCCGAGGCGCTCTCGGGCGGGAACCAACAGAAGTTCGTCGTCGGTCGGGAACTGGCCCGCGAACCGACAGTCCTCGTCGCCTCGCATCCGACCCGAGGGGTCGACGTGGGGTCGATGGAGTTCATCCACGACCGCATCGACGCGCTCCGAGCGGCCGGGGTGGGCGTCGTGTTGGTCTCGTCGAAACTCGACGAGGTGACGTCGCTCTCGGACCGACTCGGCGTCATGTACGAGGGTGAAATCGTCGACGTGGTGGACCCCGACGCCGTCACCGAGGAGGAACTGGGTCTCCTGATGGCCGGGGAGGAACCCGACGACGTTCCGCGGGTCGGCCGGGCCGACGGAGGGGACGGGCGATGA
- a CDS encoding IMP cyclohydrolase codes for MYVGRFVVVGPEVGAYRVSSRSFPNREATKRGDTVTVGPTPDAPETDNPYISYNGVRITENGAVVGNGSHVDPIAEKLALGYPARDALAEPLLALDFEKDDYDTPRIAGIVGVDAADPTTNADGPGAVIGTVRRDALVVEEVTEPTLVATYEEDDPTAFDLAATDAETAAREVYDHEFEHAVCAAGVSGEAGAFDVAVYNGE; via the coding sequence ATGTACGTCGGACGTTTCGTCGTCGTCGGCCCGGAGGTGGGCGCGTACCGCGTCTCCTCGCGGTCGTTCCCGAACCGAGAAGCAACCAAGCGCGGCGACACCGTCACCGTCGGGCCGACGCCGGACGCCCCGGAGACGGACAACCCCTACATCTCCTACAACGGGGTCCGAATCACCGAGAACGGTGCCGTCGTGGGCAACGGCTCGCACGTCGACCCCATCGCCGAGAAACTGGCGCTGGGCTACCCCGCGCGGGACGCGCTGGCCGAACCCCTGCTCGCGCTGGACTTCGAGAAGGACGACTACGACACGCCGCGTATCGCGGGCATCGTCGGCGTCGACGCCGCGGACCCGACGACGAACGCCGACGGCCCCGGCGCGGTCATCGGGACGGTCCGGCGGGACGCCCTCGTCGTCGAGGAGGTCACCGAACCGACGCTGGTCGCCACCTACGAGGAGGACGACCCCACGGCGTTCGACCTCGCGGCGACGGACGCCGAGACGGCCGCCCGCGAAGTGTACGACCACGAGTTCGAACACGCCGTCTGCGCGGCCGGTGTTTCGGGCGAGGCGGGCGCGTTCGACGTGGCCGTCTACAACGGCGAGTAA
- a CDS encoding ABC transporter permease — MTDAFDGRPSGRVLVAIVAALVFVGLGVAALVAPESQVGRLFGIVVSASTLAATLRLSVPIVFAAIGGIFAEKSGVINIGLEGLLIISAFTAVFGADLTGSLWLGYLVAVVASTALAGLFAVVCIEFRADQIIAGLAVWLIALGLAPFGSQVLYGGPNTDSVGTLSTITVPLLSDIPFFGALFDASPAVYLMFLAVAVGWYTLNRTTFGRWVRAAGENPKALDTAGVDVSRVRYAAVLLSGTFSGMGGASLAFSIGQFTGNGPTMVNGKGFIAIVAYLFGNYNPVGALLSTALFAGLDAVQLRLQTTDLYALPDSLVQTIPFVAVIVVLAFVGKTRLPEAAGEHYESGEE, encoded by the coding sequence ATGACTGACGCCTTCGACGGGCGACCCTCGGGGCGCGTCCTCGTCGCTATCGTCGCGGCGCTGGTGTTCGTCGGACTCGGTGTCGCGGCCCTCGTCGCGCCCGAGTCACAGGTCGGGCGACTGTTCGGCATCGTCGTCTCCGCGTCGACGCTCGCCGCCACACTCCGCCTGTCGGTCCCTATCGTCTTCGCCGCCATCGGCGGCATCTTCGCCGAGAAGTCCGGTGTCATCAACATCGGACTCGAAGGCCTGCTCATCATCTCGGCGTTCACCGCGGTGTTCGGCGCGGACCTGACGGGGTCGCTGTGGCTCGGCTATCTGGTCGCCGTGGTCGCGTCGACGGCGCTCGCTGGCCTGTTCGCCGTCGTCTGCATCGAGTTCCGGGCCGACCAGATAATCGCCGGGCTGGCGGTGTGGCTCATCGCGCTCGGACTGGCCCCGTTCGGGTCACAGGTGCTCTACGGCGGCCCGAACACCGACAGCGTCGGCACGCTCAGCACCATCACGGTGCCGCTACTGTCCGACATCCCCTTCTTCGGGGCGCTGTTCGACGCCTCGCCCGCCGTCTACCTGATGTTCCTCGCCGTCGCCGTCGGGTGGTACACGCTCAACCGGACGACCTTCGGCCGGTGGGTCCGCGCCGCCGGGGAGAACCCGAAGGCGTTGGACACCGCTGGCGTCGACGTATCTCGGGTGCGCTACGCCGCCGTCCTGCTGTCGGGGACGTTCTCCGGGATGGGCGGCGCGTCGCTGGCGTTCAGCATCGGCCAGTTCACCGGCAACGGGCCGACGATGGTCAACGGCAAGGGGTTCATCGCCATCGTCGCGTACCTGTTCGGGAACTACAACCCGGTCGGCGCGCTGCTGTCGACGGCGCTGTTCGCCGGGCTAGACGCCGTCCAGTTGCGCCTCCAGACGACCGACCTCTACGCCCTGCCGGACTCGCTGGTGCAGACGATTCCGTTCGTCGCCGTCATCGTCGTCCTCGCGTTCGTCGGGAAGACCCGACTGCCCGAGGCCGCTGGCGAACACTACGAATCCGGCGAGGAGTGA
- a CDS encoding BMP family lipoprotein translates to MPVSRRTLLGSLGTVTATSLAGCIGGGGGGDAAARIGMVYATGGLGDGSFNDQAQTGVVRAEEELGIAYDESQPETASEFGTLQQQYAQSSDPNYDLVCCIGFLQADALTENANQYGDQQFMIVDSVVDASNVGSYVFAEHEGSFLVGLMAGRLTTTSFSAGAGSTAGDSTNVGFVGGVESDLIKKFEAGFTAGVKYASDDVDVQTAYVGDFNNPSGGQEAAISMYDSGSDIVYHAAGNTGTGVFQAAQEAGKFAIGVDRDQSVTKSSYSDVILASMVKRVDNAVYSAVESVVDDEFEGGATTALGLEQNGVEAVFGQELGEDIPQDVKDEMSTAREDIIAGDISVPTDPNQVS, encoded by the coding sequence ATGCCAGTATCACGTCGAACGTTGCTCGGGAGTCTCGGGACCGTTACTGCGACCAGCCTCGCCGGGTGTATCGGTGGCGGTGGCGGCGGCGACGCCGCCGCCCGAATCGGCATGGTGTACGCGACGGGCGGCCTCGGTGACGGGTCGTTCAACGACCAGGCACAGACCGGCGTCGTACGGGCCGAGGAGGAACTGGGCATCGCCTACGACGAGTCCCAACCGGAAACTGCCTCGGAGTTCGGGACTCTCCAGCAGCAGTACGCCCAGTCGAGTGACCCAAACTACGACTTGGTCTGCTGCATCGGATTCCTGCAGGCCGACGCGCTGACCGAGAACGCCAACCAGTACGGCGACCAGCAGTTCATGATCGTCGACTCCGTCGTCGACGCCTCCAACGTCGGGTCGTACGTGTTCGCCGAACACGAGGGGTCGTTCCTCGTCGGCCTCATGGCCGGTCGGCTGACGACCACGTCGTTCTCGGCGGGTGCGGGGTCGACCGCGGGCGACTCCACGAACGTCGGCTTCGTCGGCGGCGTCGAGTCCGACCTCATCAAGAAGTTCGAGGCCGGGTTCACCGCGGGCGTGAAGTACGCGAGCGACGACGTGGACGTCCAGACGGCGTACGTCGGCGACTTCAACAACCCCTCGGGCGGGCAGGAAGCGGCCATCTCGATGTACGACTCCGGGTCGGACATCGTCTACCACGCGGCGGGGAACACCGGCACCGGGGTCTTCCAAGCCGCGCAGGAGGCCGGGAAGTTCGCTATCGGCGTCGACCGGGACCAGTCGGTCACGAAGTCCTCTTACAGCGACGTCATCCTCGCGAGCATGGTCAAGCGGGTGGACAACGCCGTCTACTCCGCCGTCGAGTCGGTCGTCGACGACGAGTTCGAGGGCGGCGCGACGACCGCACTGGGACTCGAACAGAACGGCGTCGAGGCGGTCTTCGGACAGGAACTGGGCGAGGACATCCCGCAGGACGTCAAAGACGAGATGAGCACGGCCCGGGAGGACATCATTGCCGGGGACATCTCGGTCCCGACCGACCCCAATCAGGTGTCGTGA
- a CDS encoding aspartate kinase, protein MRVVAKFGGTSLGSGDRINRAADSIAAAVEQGHEVGVVASAMGNTTDELLEGIEYDAADADRAEIVSMGERTSVRMLKGALAARGINAVFLEPGSEDWPIITDAFGEVDVEETKKRAHALAGQMKDVVPVITGFLAEDHEGNVTTLGRGGSDTTAVMLGNYMDADEVVIVTDVEGVMTGDPRVVEGARNVGEISVDELRSLSFRGAEVVAPSALSYKDGDLAVRVTHYQHGDLLTGGTSIEGEFENLIDLQEQELACVTVAGRAIRNSPGILGELASAIGGAGINIDANSSGMDSLTFYVNADDADEVEALLHDRIVNDETLSSVTVEDDIAVIRVTGGDPNQAALPYRVAAPLVDAHIDIYDVITSATSVSVFVPWDDREQALKLVQGVF, encoded by the coding sequence ATGCGGGTAGTCGCGAAGTTCGGCGGGACGAGTCTCGGGAGCGGCGACCGAATCAACCGCGCCGCCGACTCCATCGCCGCGGCGGTCGAACAGGGCCACGAGGTCGGGGTCGTCGCCTCGGCGATGGGCAACACGACCGACGAACTGCTCGAAGGCATCGAGTACGACGCGGCCGACGCGGACCGCGCCGAAATCGTCTCGATGGGCGAACGCACCTCCGTCCGGATGCTGAAGGGCGCACTCGCCGCCCGCGGCATCAACGCCGTCTTCCTCGAACCCGGCAGCGAGGACTGGCCCATCATCACCGACGCGTTCGGCGAAGTCGACGTCGAGGAGACGAAGAAACGCGCCCACGCGCTGGCCGGACAGATGAAAGACGTGGTCCCGGTCATCACCGGCTTCCTCGCCGAGGACCACGAGGGCAACGTCACGACCCTCGGCCGCGGTGGCTCGGACACCACGGCCGTCATGCTCGGCAACTACATGGACGCCGACGAAGTCGTCATCGTCACCGACGTGGAAGGCGTCATGACCGGCGACCCCCGCGTCGTCGAGGGCGCGCGCAACGTCGGCGAGATTTCCGTCGACGAACTCCGTTCGCTGTCGTTCCGCGGCGCGGAAGTCGTCGCCCCGTCGGCGCTGTCCTACAAAGACGGCGACCTCGCCGTTCGGGTCACACACTACCAACACGGCGACCTGCTCACCGGCGGGACCTCTATCGAGGGCGAGTTCGAGAACCTCATCGACCTCCAAGAGCAGGAACTGGCCTGTGTCACCGTCGCTGGCCGCGCCATCCGCAACAGCCCCGGCATCCTCGGCGAACTCGCCTCTGCCATCGGCGGCGCTGGCATCAATATCGACGCCAACTCCTCGGGGATGGACTCGCTGACCTTCTACGTCAACGCCGACGACGCCGACGAGGTGGAGGCGCTTCTCCACGACCGCATCGTCAACGACGAGACGCTTTCGTCCGTGACCGTGGAGGACGACATCGCCGTCATCCGCGTCACCGGCGGCGACCCCAATCAGGCGGCCCTCCCCTACCGGGTGGCCGCACCGCTGGTCGACGCCCACATCGACATCTACGACGTCATCACCTCCGCCACTTCGGTGTCCGTGTTCGTCCCGTGGGACGACCGCGAGCAGGCGTTAAAGCTGGTGCAGGGCGTTTTCTAA
- a CDS encoding metallophosphoesterase family protein codes for MKVGVLSDIHGNRVALAAVLADMPPVDGLVCAGDVVGYNPWHADCVDAMRGESDGLPEDVPWPEEPVPTVMGNHDRAVAATTPFAFNGMAQAGVEHAREQLHEAQLDWLRDLPDERFAYDDRVKLVHGHPDDPDHYTYPDEFGPDLLGEEDVLVMGHTHHQHHEVYADGIVMNPGSVGQPRDGDHRAAYAVLDLDAMTVEDRRVEYDTRAVINAVEDAGLPRKIGFRLTQGR; via the coding sequence ATGAAGGTCGGCGTCCTCTCAGACATCCACGGCAATCGGGTCGCGCTGGCGGCGGTACTGGCGGATATGCCGCCCGTCGACGGCCTCGTCTGTGCCGGTGACGTGGTCGGCTACAACCCGTGGCACGCCGACTGCGTCGACGCGATGCGCGGCGAGTCGGACGGCCTACCCGAGGACGTGCCGTGGCCCGAGGAACCGGTCCCGACGGTGATGGGCAACCACGACCGGGCCGTCGCCGCCACGACGCCGTTCGCGTTCAACGGCATGGCTCAGGCCGGGGTCGAACACGCCCGCGAGCAACTGCACGAGGCGCAACTCGACTGGCTTCGGGACCTGCCGGACGAACGATTCGCCTACGACGACCGAGTGAAACTCGTCCACGGTCACCCCGACGACCCTGACCACTACACCTACCCCGACGAGTTCGGGCCGGACCTCCTGGGCGAAGAAGACGTGCTCGTGATGGGCCACACCCACCACCAGCATCACGAGGTGTACGCCGACGGCATCGTCATGAACCCCGGGAGCGTCGGCCAACCACGCGACGGCGACCACCGCGCCGCCTACGCCGTCCTCGACCTCGACGCGATGACCGTCGAGGACCGCCGCGTCGAGTACGACACCCGAGCGGTCATCAACGCCGTCGAGGACGCCGGACTCCCGCGGAAAATCGGGTTCCGGTTGACGCAGGGACGGTAG
- a CDS encoding ABC transporter permease — translation MSGADSDREWVATVRQRLIALGQTSAGERVLIALSALALSVLVGTVIVFVAGLVATCRDPVLTLGGTTLCYDPFYVFDRLFLGALGDPFAGGWSPLNPQFALTLRETTVLIFTGLSVALAFRAGIFNIGTQGQLIVGGLLSALTVLWAAPLVSGGLGALLLVPLGIAAGAVGGGAYGAIPGALKAYAEANEVITTIMLNFVAVLVARYLVTGPFNDPNSQANQTPPLPEIGQFPSVVFDPRTDFSIFALLLALAFVGGLYYLLTQTAFGYDLRTAGIQPAAAEYGGVDAARTIVASLTLSGAIGGVGGAVYVMMILGKFQTGVPSYGFDGITVSILAGNNPLGVVFAGALFGVLKSGSTVVAFATNVPPQLVGVLRGLIILFVAMPEFFRLVGRRLAAREDDAGPAPVGGGADD, via the coding sequence ATGAGCGGTGCCGACTCCGACCGCGAGTGGGTCGCGACGGTCCGCCAGCGACTCATCGCGCTCGGCCAGACATCGGCGGGCGAGCGGGTGCTCATCGCCCTCTCGGCGCTGGCGCTGTCGGTGCTGGTCGGGACGGTCATCGTCTTCGTCGCCGGACTGGTCGCCACGTGTCGCGACCCCGTCCTGACGCTCGGCGGGACGACGCTGTGTTACGACCCCTTCTACGTCTTCGACCGCCTGTTCCTCGGTGCGCTGGGCGACCCGTTCGCCGGCGGCTGGTCGCCGCTGAACCCGCAGTTCGCGCTCACGCTCCGGGAGACGACGGTGCTGATATTCACCGGGCTGTCGGTGGCGCTGGCGTTCAGAGCGGGCATCTTCAACATCGGGACGCAGGGGCAACTCATCGTCGGCGGCCTGCTGTCGGCGCTGACGGTGCTGTGGGCCGCCCCCCTCGTAAGCGGCGGCCTCGGCGCGCTTCTCCTCGTCCCGTTGGGTATCGCGGCCGGGGCGGTCGGCGGCGGTGCGTACGGAGCGATACCGGGCGCGCTGAAGGCCTACGCCGAGGCGAACGAGGTCATCACGACCATCATGCTCAACTTCGTCGCGGTGCTGGTCGCGCGCTATCTGGTGACGGGGCCGTTCAACGACCCCAACAGTCAGGCCAACCAGACGCCGCCGCTCCCCGAAATCGGGCAGTTCCCCTCGGTGGTGTTCGACCCCCGAACGGACTTCTCGATATTCGCACTCCTGCTCGCGCTGGCGTTCGTGGGCGGCCTGTACTACCTGCTGACCCAGACCGCCTTCGGCTACGACCTCCGGACGGCGGGCATCCAACCCGCCGCGGCGGAGTACGGCGGGGTCGACGCCGCCCGAACCATCGTCGCGTCGCTGACGCTGTCCGGGGCCATCGGCGGCGTCGGCGGGGCGGTGTACGTCATGATGATACTCGGGAAGTTCCAGACCGGCGTTCCGAGCTACGGGTTCGACGGCATCACCGTCTCGATTCTGGCGGGGAACAACCCGCTCGGCGTCGTCTTCGCGGGGGCGCTGTTCGGCGTCCTCAAGTCGGGGTCGACCGTCGTCGCGTTCGCGACGAACGTCCCGCCGCAACTGGTCGGCGTCCTGCGCGGCCTCATCATCCTCTTCGTCGCCATGCCGGAGTTCTTCAGGCTGGTCGGCCGCCGTCTCGCCGCCAGGGAAGACGATGCGGGACCGGCCCCCGTCGGAGGTGGCGCGGATGACTGA
- a CDS encoding inorganic phosphate transporter — protein MVDVVFWALVVLATITGLVTAWALGANSNSPPFAPAIGANAISTMRAAFLIGILAALGALTQGGSISETVGAGLIDGVQITSLAATAGLLTATAFMAFGVYTGYPVPAAFATTGAMIGVGLSLGGAPVFDTYRRIATFWVLVPPVSGGLAYLTATLLRRDDIPETVGVPLLAAVVGGIVANVELSVIPAPPGATQNSLAGFLAMLVPLPGVTVVGTLLAAAGSFLFIRRRTQASVDKGIKTFLVVLGSVVAFSSGGSQVGLATGPLENLYRAELGLPALVLLAVGALGILGGAWMGAPRLLQATSREYAQLGVRRSIAALVPGFIIAQLAIALGIPISFNNIIISGVIGGGLAGGSAGVSRRKIGVTVGFWIITLVSSIGLGFALYRAFAVVLA, from the coding sequence GTGGTAGACGTGGTCTTCTGGGCGCTGGTCGTTCTCGCGACGATTACCGGGTTAGTGACGGCGTGGGCGCTCGGGGCCAACAGCAACTCCCCGCCCTTCGCCCCCGCTATCGGCGCGAACGCCATCTCGACGATGCGGGCTGCCTTTCTCATCGGCATCCTCGCCGCCCTCGGGGCGCTCACCCAAGGTGGCAGCATCTCCGAGACGGTGGGCGCTGGTCTCATCGACGGCGTCCAGATAACCTCGCTGGCGGCGACGGCGGGCCTGCTGACCGCGACGGCGTTCATGGCCTTCGGCGTCTACACCGGCTATCCCGTCCCCGCGGCGTTCGCCACCACCGGGGCGATGATAGGCGTGGGCCTCTCGCTCGGCGGCGCACCCGTCTTCGACACCTACCGCCGAATCGCGACGTTCTGGGTGCTCGTGCCGCCGGTATCGGGCGGCCTCGCGTACCTCACCGCCACCCTCCTCCGCCGGGACGACATCCCCGAGACGGTCGGCGTCCCGCTCTTGGCCGCCGTCGTCGGCGGCATCGTCGCCAACGTGGAGTTGAGCGTCATCCCAGCACCGCCGGGTGCGACGCAGAACTCGCTGGCGGGCTTTCTCGCGATGCTCGTCCCCCTACCGGGCGTCACCGTCGTCGGGACCCTGCTGGCCGCGGCCGGGAGTTTCCTGTTCATCCGCCGCCGCACGCAGGCGTCCGTGGACAAAGGCATCAAGACGTTCCTCGTCGTCCTCGGGAGCGTCGTCGCCTTCTCCAGCGGCGGCAGTCAGGTGGGACTCGCGACCGGCCCCTTAGAGAACCTCTATCGCGCGGAGTTAGGCTTGCCCGCGCTCGTCTTGCTCGCGGTGGGCGCGCTGGGCATCCTCGGCGGCGCGTGGATGGGCGCGCCGCGACTGCTACAGGCCACCTCGCGGGAGTACGCCCAACTCGGCGTCCGCCGCTCCATCGCGGCCCTCGTTCCGGGGTTCATCATCGCCCAACTCGCCATCGCGCTGGGCATCCCCATCTCGTTCAACAACATCATCATCTCGGGGGTCATCGGCGGCGGCCTCGCGGGCGGGTCGGCGGGCGTCTCCCGGCGGAAGATAGGGGTCACTGTCGGCTTCTGGATAATCACGCTCGTCAGTTCCATCGGCCTCGGGTTCGCGCTCTACCGCGCGTTCGCCGTGGTACTCGCTTAG
- a CDS encoding universal stress protein → MAPEHVLVPLDGSPLADEALAHAVETFDCRLTVLNVVAPLDSGMSEGGILEPGADRREEATARAERLVDRARETAAEADRAIETAVESGDPAETILSFVDANDVDHVVMGGHGGTRNELARRLLGTVATAVVSEAPVTVTVVR, encoded by the coding sequence ATGGCCCCCGAACACGTCCTCGTCCCGCTGGATGGCTCACCGCTGGCAGACGAGGCGCTGGCCCACGCCGTGGAGACGTTCGACTGTCGACTGACGGTGCTGAACGTCGTCGCCCCGCTGGACAGCGGCATGAGCGAGGGCGGGATTCTCGAACCCGGGGCGGACCGGCGCGAGGAAGCGACGGCACGGGCCGAACGCCTCGTCGACCGGGCACGTGAGACGGCCGCCGAGGCCGACCGGGCCATCGAGACGGCGGTGGAGTCGGGCGACCCCGCCGAGACGATTCTCTCCTTCGTCGACGCGAACGACGTGGACCACGTCGTGATGGGCGGGCACGGCGGGACGCGCAACGAACTCGCGCGGCGACTGCTGGGGACGGTGGCGACGGCCGTCGTGAGCGAAGCGCCGGTGACGGTGACCGTCGTCCGCTAA